Proteins found in one Fulvitalea axinellae genomic segment:
- a CDS encoding FecR family protein has product MTGDDLIDKYLEASATEGEVKSLFAWVDESEENKAEFMRRKRLHALTGNVEISPGAWQKVQGRIGVQKRGRRMFLRFAKYAAVLALAFGLGFFVSDIRLNSPILSDGGVAMVEIVVPSGKTREIYLPDSSEVTVNAGSVLRYDPSFVSGRSVELEGEALFDIVTNKEKPFVVRTLVHDVKVYGTVFNVEAYPEDGFANTTLLEGSVGINDKQGVDLVRLNPGERAKYKKETGILRVEAVNPEHAMAWAEGRMVFRNVPLQGIAKKLERWYGVEINIRNKKLRSEPYWGTVLCDKPIVQIMEVLRQTSSLRYRIEKREDGPDLILWD; this is encoded by the coding sequence ATGACGGGAGACGATCTAATTGACAAATATTTGGAAGCCTCAGCCACGGAAGGCGAGGTGAAAAGCCTGTTTGCGTGGGTGGATGAATCCGAGGAAAACAAAGCCGAGTTTATGAGACGCAAAAGGCTTCATGCTCTTACTGGTAATGTTGAGATAAGTCCCGGCGCTTGGCAAAAAGTGCAAGGGCGTATCGGCGTCCAAAAGCGGGGGCGTCGTATGTTCTTGCGTTTTGCTAAGTATGCGGCGGTTTTGGCTTTGGCTTTCGGTTTGGGATTTTTCGTTTCCGATATTCGATTAAATTCCCCGATTCTTTCTGACGGGGGAGTGGCCATGGTGGAGATTGTTGTTCCTTCCGGGAAAACCAGAGAGATTTATCTTCCGGACAGTTCGGAAGTAACGGTAAACGCTGGCAGTGTGTTGCGTTATGATCCGTCTTTTGTGTCGGGGCGTAGTGTGGAGTTGGAGGGCGAGGCGCTTTTTGATATAGTCACAAACAAGGAAAAACCGTTTGTGGTGAGGACGCTTGTCCATGACGTGAAGGTGTACGGAACGGTCTTTAATGTGGAGGCCTATCCCGAAGACGGCTTTGCCAACACGACCTTGCTTGAAGGCAGTGTAGGAATCAATGATAAACAGGGGGTGGATTTGGTCAGGTTGAACCCCGGAGAGCGGGCCAAGTATAAGAAAGAAACCGGAATATTAAGAGTGGAAGCGGTAAACCCCGAGCATGCGATGGCTTGGGCGGAGGGAAGGATGGTATTCAGGAACGTACCCCTTCAGGGTATAGCCAAGAAGTTGGAACGCTGGTATGGAGTGGAGATCAATATCAGGAACAAAAAGCTACGGTCCGAGCCTTATTGGGGTACGGTATTGTGCGATAAACCCATTGTGCAGATTATGGAGGTGTTGAGACAAACCTCTTCGTTGCGCTATAGGATAGAGAAGCGGGAGGATGGTCCCGATTTAATATTGTGGGATTAG
- a CDS encoding arylsulfatase — translation MFYSLKSRLFQSLLSMACLSFGLASCGSKTKKKATETPQPKPNVIFVMVDDLGYGDLGSYGQKEIHTPNLDRLAANGLRFTQCYSGTTVCAPSRSVLMTGQHTGHTTVRGNFGFGGVKGLAGGDGRVPLHDEDITIAEVLKTAGYVTGMTGKWGLGEPGTEGEPNDQGFDEWFGFLNQRRAHHHFTDYLWLNKEKQEIKEEDRHKPENYTHNLFTDFALSFVEKHGSKDKPFFLYIPYLLPHDEYEIPQIDERYKDKDWTEQEKIYASMVSLIDSDMGKIAKKLKDMGIDDNTLLFFTSDNGGARRWDGRFDSNGALRGKKRDLYEGGIRIPMIVSMPGTVSAGVVEATPWTFADVLPTVADFAGAKTPANIDGISVKDLLTGKGKPGADRAFYWEFHEKGGKQAVRKGNWKAVRLDVDKKGFHSDVELYDLSKDLGEKTNVATDHPEVVKDLLDVMEKEHTLSQHFPFPHEMEKLEKKLAGGK, via the coding sequence ATGTTTTATTCGCTTAAATCCCGGCTGTTTCAGTCGTTGCTGTCTATGGCGTGTTTGTCTTTCGGACTGGCATCGTGCGGAAGCAAAACCAAAAAGAAAGCGACGGAGACCCCGCAACCCAAGCCTAACGTAATTTTTGTAATGGTCGATGACCTCGGCTACGGAGACTTGGGCAGTTACGGGCAGAAAGAAATCCACACCCCTAATCTGGACCGCTTGGCGGCCAATGGCCTTCGGTTTACTCAGTGTTATTCGGGCACTACCGTTTGTGCGCCTTCGCGTAGCGTATTGATGACTGGCCAACATACCGGCCATACAACCGTAAGAGGCAATTTCGGGTTCGGTGGCGTAAAAGGCTTGGCCGGCGGAGATGGTCGTGTGCCTTTGCATGACGAAGACATAACTATAGCCGAAGTGCTCAAAACCGCTGGATATGTAACCGGCATGACTGGAAAATGGGGTCTGGGCGAGCCTGGCACCGAAGGCGAGCCGAACGATCAAGGTTTTGACGAATGGTTCGGCTTTTTGAACCAGCGTCGCGCCCATCACCATTTCACCGATTACCTTTGGCTGAATAAAGAGAAACAGGAAATAAAGGAAGAGGACAGGCACAAGCCGGAGAACTACACGCATAACCTTTTTACGGACTTTGCGCTCAGCTTTGTGGAAAAACACGGAAGCAAAGACAAGCCTTTCTTCCTGTACATTCCTTACCTGTTGCCACACGACGAGTATGAGATACCGCAAATAGACGAGCGCTATAAGGACAAAGACTGGACGGAGCAGGAAAAGATATACGCTTCGATGGTCAGTTTGATCGACTCGGATATGGGCAAGATCGCCAAGAAACTCAAGGATATGGGCATCGACGATAATACCCTGCTGTTCTTCACTTCGGATAATGGCGGAGCTAGACGTTGGGACGGCCGTTTTGACAGTAACGGCGCGTTGCGTGGCAAGAAACGTGATTTGTATGAGGGCGGTATCCGCATTCCGATGATCGTTTCGATGCCGGGGACCGTTTCGGCCGGCGTCGTGGAGGCAACTCCGTGGACTTTTGCCGATGTATTGCCGACTGTGGCCGATTTTGCAGGAGCGAAGACGCCGGCCAATATTGACGGAATCAGCGTAAAAGACCTGTTGACAGGAAAAGGAAAACCCGGAGCGGACAGGGCCTTCTACTGGGAATTCCACGAAAAAGGAGGAAAACAGGCCGTAAGAAAGGGCAATTGGAAAGCCGTCAGATTGGATGTGGATAAAAAAGGATTCCATTCCGACGTAGAACTCTATGACTTGTCGAAAGATCTGGGAGAAAAGACAAACGTGGCAACAGATCATCCGGAAGTGGTTAAAGACCTGTTGGATGTGATGGAAAAAGAACATACGCTTTCGCAACATTTCCCGTTTCCGCATGAGATGGAAAAGCTGGAAAAGAAACTGGCCGGCGGAAAGTGA